One Candidatus Binataceae bacterium DNA segment encodes these proteins:
- a CDS encoding Mu-like prophage major head subunit gpT family protein — protein MEITAANLTALFTGFDVIFQRGFEKPPSYYEKIATVVRSTSRQTTYPWLGRTTKFREWLGSRVVQALETHTYTIVNRNFEDTISIDRNDLEDDNYGVYEPIIEQLGWDTKVHPDVLLFTMIKNAVNTPGSVLSFDGQPFFSGTHPVGPLSAAGDVRDTTAGNINSSGSGPWWFLLDASRALRPFIFQLRREYTMTRMNTLTDESVFNRREFRFGVDGRANTGVGLWQLAYASNTDLSVPANYGAARAAMRSIKTDGGNPFGALTDPTSAFLLVPPALEEVARQLLHSEFMVGTGNSATVPTSNIWKGSAQLIVSEYLV, from the coding sequence ATGGAAATCACAGCAGCGAACCTTACGGCGTTATTCACCGGCTTTGACGTCATTTTTCAGCGCGGTTTCGAGAAACCGCCGTCTTATTACGAAAAGATCGCGACGGTTGTGCGCTCGACGTCGCGCCAGACCACTTATCCATGGCTGGGCCGGACCACCAAGTTTCGTGAGTGGCTCGGCAGCCGCGTGGTGCAGGCGCTGGAGACGCACACCTATACGATCGTGAACCGGAATTTCGAAGACACGATCAGTATCGATCGTAACGATCTTGAGGACGATAACTACGGCGTTTACGAGCCGATCATCGAACAACTGGGGTGGGACACGAAAGTTCATCCTGACGTTCTTTTGTTTACGATGATTAAGAACGCGGTGAACACGCCGGGCAGCGTACTGAGCTTTGATGGCCAGCCCTTCTTCTCCGGGACGCATCCCGTGGGACCGCTGAGCGCGGCTGGCGATGTGCGCGACACGACTGCCGGCAATATCAATTCCAGCGGTTCGGGGCCTTGGTGGTTTTTGCTGGACGCGTCGCGAGCGCTGCGGCCGTTTATCTTTCAGCTGCGACGCGAGTACACGATGACGCGCATGAACACGCTGACCGACGAATCGGTATTCAATCGGCGGGAGTTTCGCTTTGGAGTCGACGGGCGGGCCAATACTGGAGTCGGATTGTGGCAGTTGGCATACGCGAGCAATACCGATTTGAGCGTGCCCGCGAACTACGGGGCGGCACGGGCGGCGATGCGGTCGATCAAGACCGACGGTGGCAATCCGTTTGGCGCGCTGACGGATCCAACGAGCGCGTTCCTGCTAGTGCCGCCTGCGCTCGAAGAGGTCGCGCGGCAGTTGCTGCACTCGGAGTTCATGGTGGGCACCGGAAATAGCGCGACAGTGCCAACTTCCAACATCTGGAAAGGCAGCGCCCAACTGATCGTCAGCGAGTATCTGGTCTGA
- a CDS encoding phage protease: protein MNWENRRVMNATVESIERVDATRVGVCASSADETQPAWIELIPAGRFSGRDGRGPYRLEDVPKVIAATQALQMEAGLPIDYDHATDLGAPEGRPAPAAGWIKELAERNGALWARVEWTQHGAAALATREYRYVSPVFEHDAEGVVARLLRAALTNNPNLYLRAIAARARVEARGRGEAGAPDGTESGADMPMDELLGVLREVLGLEAEATAEDIVEAAQQLMEAQSEKNQAVNKATGRETLDRVQHVTAEHYQKAARELTALRAERAREVSERAVEGAMRAGKIVPAQREWAIEYCAADAEGFAQFVARQPALALGTLELESEPRSRANRGGSQLSSEAGVEALSAVELAICTRLGLRATDYARRKTARALPEAGLL, encoded by the coding sequence ATGAACTGGGAGAATCGCCGAGTGATGAACGCGACAGTCGAGAGCATAGAGCGTGTTGATGCGACGCGCGTTGGTGTATGCGCGTCGTCGGCAGACGAGACGCAGCCGGCGTGGATTGAGCTGATTCCCGCCGGACGGTTCAGCGGGCGTGATGGGCGCGGACCGTATCGTCTGGAGGACGTGCCGAAGGTGATCGCGGCGACACAAGCGCTGCAGATGGAGGCCGGGCTGCCGATCGATTACGACCACGCGACCGACCTCGGCGCGCCGGAGGGGCGGCCAGCGCCGGCGGCTGGTTGGATCAAAGAGTTGGCGGAGCGCAATGGGGCGCTGTGGGCTCGTGTCGAGTGGACGCAACATGGCGCGGCGGCGCTGGCGACGCGGGAGTATCGCTACGTTTCGCCGGTGTTCGAGCATGACGCAGAGGGGGTGGTGGCGCGGCTGTTGCGTGCAGCGCTGACGAACAATCCCAATCTGTATTTGCGAGCGATTGCAGCGCGGGCGCGGGTGGAGGCCCGCGGACGAGGCGAAGCCGGAGCGCCCGATGGGACCGAAAGTGGGGCGGATATGCCGATGGATGAGCTGCTTGGGGTTCTCCGCGAGGTTCTGGGACTGGAAGCCGAAGCGACGGCGGAGGACATCGTCGAAGCTGCGCAACAACTGATGGAAGCTCAGAGCGAAAAGAATCAGGCGGTCAACAAAGCGACGGGCCGCGAAACACTCGATCGCGTGCAACACGTTACCGCCGAACATTATCAGAAGGCGGCGCGCGAACTAACCGCTCTGCGGGCAGAGCGGGCCCGTGAAGTGAGCGAGCGGGCGGTGGAGGGGGCGATGCGAGCGGGGAAGATCGTGCCGGCGCAGCGCGAATGGGCGATCGAGTATTGCGCCGCGGATGCCGAGGGCTTCGCGCAGTTTGTCGCGCGACAGCCGGCGCTTGCATTGGGAACGCTCGAGCTTGAGAGCGAACCGCGAAGCCGTGCTAACCGAGGCGGGAGCCAGCTGTCGAGCGAGGCAGGCGTCGAGGCGCTCAGCGCGGTGGAGTTGGCAATCTGTACGCGCCTGGGGCTGCGGGCTACTGACTATGCTCGGCGCAAGACGGCGAGAGCGCTTCCTGAGGCCGGCCTGTTGTAA
- a CDS encoding DUF935 domain-containing protein — protein sequence MSLYDAYGREVETRQLREEQAGPTLAGVRNIYSVMHPAAGLTPEKLTGLLRQAEFGDPFLYLELAEEMEEKDLHYLAVLGTRKQAVAQLDVVIRPASNSAADVRLAAMASEFLLQGTLNLREALFDMLDAIGKGFSATEIIWDTAGAEWYPTRLLWRDPRWFLFDWISGRELLVRTLQGEGQSIPQTTDSGYTHVDARLLPAGRVARNAGGIGAQPLTAPLAPFKFVVHYGQAKSGLPIRGGLARAAAWAYLFKNYVLKDWVTFAEVFGQPLRLGKYGAGATENDKSALLQAVGNIGTDAAAIIPDSMIIEFTQARQSGSTDLYERFTEYIDRQLSKAVLGQTLTTELPRGGGSRAAAQVHQMVRRDILGADAQRLGATLTRDLLRPLIDLNAGPQRRYPQLELALPDDQDVKVFADIVAELADRGLRVSQKAVLEKLGLAAAVANDPVLRPAGLSAEHGDSTASSV from the coding sequence ATGAGCCTGTATGATGCCTACGGCCGCGAGGTCGAAACCAGGCAGCTACGCGAAGAGCAGGCCGGTCCGACTCTGGCCGGCGTGCGAAATATATATTCAGTAATGCATCCGGCGGCCGGGCTGACTCCGGAGAAGCTGACCGGACTGCTGCGTCAGGCTGAATTCGGCGATCCGTTTCTGTACCTGGAGCTGGCAGAGGAGATGGAGGAGAAGGATCTCCACTACCTCGCGGTGCTGGGGACGCGCAAGCAGGCCGTGGCGCAATTGGATGTAGTAATCAGGCCGGCGTCGAATTCGGCGGCGGATGTGCGGCTGGCGGCGATGGCGAGTGAGTTTCTGCTGCAGGGCACCTTGAATCTGCGCGAGGCCCTGTTCGACATGCTCGACGCCATCGGCAAAGGCTTTTCCGCGACTGAGATCATCTGGGATACCGCGGGCGCCGAATGGTATCCGACGCGGCTGTTGTGGCGGGATCCGCGCTGGTTTTTGTTCGACTGGATCTCGGGACGCGAACTACTGGTGCGCACTCTGCAAGGCGAGGGTCAATCGATACCGCAAACTACGGACAGTGGCTATACACATGTGGACGCGCGGCTCCTGCCTGCGGGCCGGGTCGCGCGCAACGCTGGGGGCATCGGGGCACAGCCGCTGACGGCGCCGCTGGCGCCCTTCAAGTTCGTGGTGCATTACGGACAAGCCAAGAGCGGCCTGCCGATTCGCGGAGGTCTGGCGCGGGCAGCAGCCTGGGCTTACCTGTTCAAGAATTACGTGCTGAAGGACTGGGTGACGTTCGCGGAGGTCTTCGGGCAGCCGCTGCGGCTCGGCAAGTACGGTGCGGGCGCGACTGAGAACGACAAGAGCGCGCTGCTGCAGGCGGTCGGCAATATCGGGACCGACGCGGCCGCCATAATTCCGGATTCGATGATAATCGAGTTTACGCAAGCGCGGCAATCGGGCAGCACTGATCTATATGAGCGCTTCACTGAGTATATAGATCGGCAACTGAGCAAAGCGGTGCTGGGTCAGACGCTGACGACCGAACTGCCGCGCGGCGGCGGGTCGCGGGCGGCCGCGCAGGTTCATCAGATGGTGCGGCGGGACATCCTGGGCGCGGATGCCCAGCGGCTGGGAGCGACGCTGACGCGGGATCTTCTGCGGCCGCTGATCGACCTGAATGCGGGACCGCAGCGGCGCTATCCACAGCTGGAACTCGCGCTGCCGGACGATCAGGACGTCAAGGTGTTCGCGGATATCGTGGCGGAACTGGCCGATCGCGGGCTGCGCGTCAGCCAGAAGGCGGTGCTCGAGAAGCTCGGGCTGGCGGCGGCAGTGGCGAATGATCCGGTCTTGCGGCCGGCCGGCTTGAGCGCGGAGCACGGCGACAGCACGGCGTCGAGTGTATAG
- a CDS encoding phage protein Gp27 family protein translates to MPQVMSSRGILRTLAPELRAELDRRLVERNFSGYTELSAWLRTQGCIISRQSVQKYGNQLEGKMAALERATAQARALLEAAPDDDCQITEAMLRLVQQQLFAVLIELTPAKAKQINLGALATSVAQMSRATIMHRKSVEEWRVLLKARAVKAEAKLVEAVAKDGGGLTPETTEAIRNALLEVTK, encoded by the coding sequence GTGCCGCAGGTTATGTCTTCACGAGGAATCTTAAGAACCCTGGCGCCGGAGCTGCGGGCCGAGCTGGACCGGCGGCTGGTCGAGCGCAACTTCAGCGGCTACACCGAGCTGAGCGCGTGGCTAAGAACCCAGGGCTGCATCATCAGCCGCCAATCGGTGCAGAAATACGGCAACCAACTAGAGGGCAAGATGGCGGCGCTGGAGCGGGCGACGGCGCAGGCGCGGGCGTTGCTCGAGGCGGCGCCGGACGACGACTGCCAGATCACAGAAGCGATGCTGCGGCTGGTGCAACAACAACTGTTCGCCGTGCTGATCGAACTGACGCCGGCGAAGGCCAAGCAGATCAACCTGGGCGCACTGGCAACGAGCGTGGCGCAGATGAGCCGCGCGACGATCATGCATCGCAAGTCGGTTGAAGAGTGGCGGGTCCTGCTCAAGGCGAGGGCGGTGAAGGCCGAAGCGAAGCTGGTAGAAGCGGTGGCTAAGGACGGTGGGGGGCTGACGCCGGAGACGACCGAGGCGATCCGCAACGCGTTGCTGGAAGTTACGAAGTGA
- a CDS encoding glycosyl hydrolase 108 family protein, whose product MSEAASSTGEIDSGLATSYPPAFVAALEQVLGDEGGLVDDPADGGGETKYGISQRQYPEVDIAGLTRTAAAAIYYRDWWARYDYSALPAAIGSKLFNLAVNLGPEPAARCVQRALRACGHEVGEDGVLGPATRAAAAAVDGEALLAALRSEAAGVYREIAAGRSREAAERERFLAGWLRRAYE is encoded by the coding sequence GTGAGTGAAGCAGCGTCATCGACGGGAGAGATAGATAGCGGGCTCGCGACTAGCTATCCGCCGGCGTTTGTTGCAGCGCTGGAGCAGGTGCTGGGGGATGAGGGCGGGCTGGTTGACGATCCGGCGGATGGCGGCGGCGAGACCAAGTATGGAATCAGCCAGCGGCAGTATCCGGAAGTGGATATTGCAGGCCTGACACGCACGGCGGCAGCGGCGATTTATTATCGCGACTGGTGGGCGCGCTACGACTACAGTGCGCTGCCGGCGGCGATTGGCAGCAAACTTTTCAATTTGGCGGTGAATTTGGGGCCGGAGCCGGCGGCGCGGTGTGTTCAGCGGGCGTTGCGGGCCTGCGGGCACGAGGTGGGGGAGGACGGCGTCCTGGGGCCGGCGACGCGGGCGGCGGCGGCCGCGGTGGATGGCGAGGCGTTGCTGGCGGCGCTGCGTTCGGAGGCGGCGGGAGTCTATCGCGAGATCGCGGCTGGGCGCAGCCGGGAGGCGGCGGAGCGTGAACGGTTTCTGGCCGGGTGGCTGCGACGGGCCTACGAATAA